In a genomic window of Narcine bancroftii isolate sNarBan1 chromosome 7, sNarBan1.hap1, whole genome shotgun sequence:
- the LOC138739788 gene encoding potassium voltage-gated channel subfamily E member 2-like, translated as MDTEEGKLLEQTNITLMFEKFFIQFYKDYLAQQKQATALNKTLQKEDFEFAYLYILVMFGIFTAIIISILASTVRSRRQEHREDPYHTYIANDSRKVRKEKGLSSDFTKFYINENVARALQNLSDQDDTMTVHYK; from the coding sequence ATGGACACAGAGGAAGGAAAGCTATTGGAACAGACCAACATAACGCTGATGTTTGAGAAGTTTTTTATacagttttacaaagactatctGGCTCAACAAAAGCAGGCGACAGCCCTGAATAAAACCCTGCAGAAGGAAGATTTTGAATTTGCTTATTTATACATACTGGTAATGTTTGGCATCTTCACAGCCATTATTATTTCCATACTTGCCAGCACAGTGAGGTCAAGGAGGCAAGAACATCGGGAAGATCCATACCACACCTACATCGCTAATGATTCCAGGAAAGTGAGGAAGGAAAAAGGCTTAAGCTCTGATTTCACAAAATTCTACATCAATGAAAATGTGGCCAGGGCTCTTCAGAACCTGTCCGATCAAGACGATACCATGACTGTCCATTACAAATGA